Proteins encoded within one genomic window of Mycolicibacterium monacense:
- the mftE gene encoding mycofactocin biosynthesis peptidyl-dipeptidase MftE, with amino-acid sequence MNSAYHRGVAFPSELGNSTSRQLRSTSAALIVPVGSTEQHGPHLPLDTDTRIATAVAREVAGTLTPSWSLAPAVGYGASGEHESFPGTISIGTAALRLLLVEFGRSATNWASRVVFLNGHGGNTEALAGATALLRYEDRDVAWCPCIAKDSDAHAGHTETSVLLHISPDDVHTDHWERGNTAPLRDLMPALRQGGVAAVSEVGVLGDPTTATGADGARLFGEMVRHCADRIARWAPDRNGMLQ; translated from the coding sequence GTGAATTCGGCTTACCATCGCGGGGTGGCTTTTCCCAGCGAGCTTGGGAACTCGACGTCGAGGCAGCTGCGCAGCACGTCTGCGGCGTTGATTGTTCCGGTAGGTTCCACCGAGCAGCATGGACCCCACCTTCCGCTGGACACCGACACCCGCATCGCCACCGCCGTCGCCCGTGAGGTCGCGGGCACGCTGACGCCGTCGTGGTCGCTGGCGCCCGCCGTCGGCTACGGCGCCAGTGGTGAGCACGAGAGTTTCCCCGGCACCATCTCCATCGGCACCGCCGCACTGCGCCTGCTGCTGGTCGAATTCGGCAGGTCGGCCACCAACTGGGCGTCGCGCGTGGTGTTCCTCAACGGCCACGGCGGCAACACCGAGGCGCTCGCGGGTGCGACCGCCCTGCTGCGCTACGAGGACCGCGACGTCGCCTGGTGTCCGTGCATTGCCAAGGATTCCGACGCGCACGCCGGCCACACCGAAACGTCCGTACTGCTGCACATCTCGCCCGACGACGTGCACACCGACCACTGGGAACGCGGTAACACCGCACCGCTGCGCGACCTGATGCCCGCACTGCGGCAGGGCGGCGTCGCCGCGGTCAGCGAGGTGGGCGTGCTCGGCGACCCCACGACGGCCACCGGCGCCGACGGCGCCCGCCTGTTCGGCGAGATGGTGCGGCACTGCGCCGACCGGATCGCGCGCTGGGCCCCGGACCGCAACGGAATGCTGCAGTGA
- the mftD gene encoding pre-mycofactocin synthase MftD (MftD, an enzyme found in the mycofactocin biosynthesis locus, performs an oxidative deamination of 3-amino-5-[(p-hydroxyphenyl)methyl]-4,4-dimethyl-2-pyrrolidinone (AHDP). The resulting compound, now called pre-mycofactocin (PMFT), is a biologically active redox cofactor that can oxidize the non-exchangeable NADH of TIGR03971 family SDR-type oxidoreductases.): MARDTWFETVAIAQQRAKKRLPKSVYSSLISASEKGVTVSDNVESFSELGFAPHVVGAPEKRDLSTTVMGQEISMPVMISPTGVQAVDPDGEVAVARAAAARGTAMGLSSFASKPIEEVIAANPKLFFQIYWLGGREAILERAQRAKEAGAVGLIATTDWSFSHGRDWGSPKIPEQMNLKTMLKMSPEVLTKPRWLWDFGKTFSPPDLRVPNQARRGEPGPPFFQAYGEWMGTPPPTWEDIAWLRERWDGPFMLKGIVRVDDAKRAVDAGVSAISVSNHGGNNLDSTPAAIRCLPAIADAVGQQVEVLLDGGIRRGSDVVKALALGARAVMIGRAYLWGLAANGQAGVENVLDILRGGIDSALMGLGRASIHDLGPDDILIPDGFTRALGVPAGDQN, translated from the coding sequence ATGGCGCGCGATACCTGGTTCGAGACCGTCGCCATCGCCCAGCAGCGGGCGAAGAAGCGGTTGCCCAAGTCGGTGTACTCCTCGCTCATCTCTGCCAGCGAGAAGGGGGTGACGGTCTCCGACAACGTCGAGTCGTTCTCTGAACTCGGCTTCGCCCCCCACGTCGTCGGCGCCCCGGAGAAGCGCGACCTGTCGACAACCGTGATGGGACAAGAGATCTCGATGCCGGTCATGATCTCGCCGACCGGTGTGCAGGCCGTCGACCCCGACGGTGAGGTGGCGGTCGCCCGCGCGGCGGCCGCCCGTGGCACCGCGATGGGACTGTCGTCCTTCGCCAGCAAGCCGATCGAAGAGGTCATCGCCGCCAACCCGAAGCTGTTCTTCCAGATCTACTGGCTGGGGGGACGCGAGGCGATCCTGGAGCGCGCACAGCGGGCCAAGGAGGCCGGTGCGGTCGGGTTGATCGCCACGACCGACTGGAGCTTCTCCCACGGCCGGGACTGGGGCAGCCCGAAGATCCCCGAGCAGATGAACCTCAAGACGATGTTGAAGATGTCGCCCGAGGTGCTCACCAAACCGCGCTGGCTGTGGGATTTCGGCAAGACGTTCAGCCCGCCCGATCTGCGGGTGCCCAACCAGGCCCGCCGCGGTGAGCCCGGACCGCCGTTCTTCCAGGCCTATGGCGAGTGGATGGGAACCCCGCCGCCCACCTGGGAGGACATCGCGTGGTTGCGCGAGCGGTGGGACGGTCCGTTCATGCTCAAGGGCATCGTGCGGGTGGACGACGCCAAACGCGCTGTCGATGCCGGTGTTTCAGCCATCTCGGTGTCCAACCACGGCGGCAACAACCTCGACAGCACCCCGGCCGCCATCCGGTGCCTGCCGGCTATCGCCGATGCGGTCGGCCAGCAGGTCGAGGTGTTGCTCGACGGCGGTATACGCCGCGGCAGCGACGTCGTCAAGGCCCTGGCGCTGGGTGCCCGCGCGGTGATGATCGGCCGGGCCTACCTGTGGGGGCTCGCCGCCAACGGGCAGGCCGGCGTCGAGAACGTCCTGGACATCCTGCGCGGCGGGATCGACTCCGCGCTGATGGGGCTCGGACGCGCCTCGATCCATGATCTGGGCCCCGACGACATCCTCATTCCCGACGGGTTCACCCGCGCGCTCGGCGTGCCGGCCGGGGACCAGAACTGA
- the mftC gene encoding mycofactocin radical SAM maturase (MftC is a radical SAM/SPASM enzyme that catalyzes the first two steps in biosynthesis of the electron carrier mycofactocin from the terminal Val-Tyr dipeptide of the precursor peptide MftA.) has translation MTAVVPAPAPGGAPVPRLVDQFERGLDAPICLTWELTYACNLSCVHCLSSSGKRDPRELSTQQCKDIIDELERMQVFYVNIGGGEPTVRPDFWELVDYATAHHVGVKFSTNGVRITPEIAAKLAASDYVDVQISLDGATAEINDAVRGPGSFAMAERALENLAAAGFKDAKISVVVTRHNVGQLDDFAALASRYGATLRITRLRPSGRGADVWDDLHPTAEQQVQLYNWLVAKGERVLTGDSFFHLSGLGEPGALAGLNLCGAGRVVCLIDPVGDVYACPFAIHDKFLAGNILSDTGFQNVWQNSELFRELREPQSAGACSGCDHYDACRGGCMAAKFFTGLPLDGPDPECVQGYGAPALEVDRVKPKPSGDHSRGTKLTGPIPLKLLTKPPARLCNESPV, from the coding sequence ATGACTGCTGTCGTTCCGGCGCCCGCGCCGGGCGGAGCGCCCGTTCCCCGCCTGGTCGACCAGTTCGAGCGCGGTCTCGACGCACCGATCTGCCTGACGTGGGAACTCACCTACGCCTGCAACCTGTCGTGCGTGCACTGCCTGTCGTCATCGGGTAAGCGCGATCCTCGCGAACTGTCCACCCAGCAGTGCAAGGACATCATCGACGAGCTCGAGCGCATGCAGGTGTTCTACGTCAACATCGGTGGCGGCGAACCCACTGTGCGCCCGGACTTCTGGGAGCTGGTCGACTACGCGACCGCCCACCATGTCGGGGTGAAGTTCTCCACCAACGGGGTGCGCATCACCCCCGAGATCGCCGCGAAACTCGCCGCCAGCGACTACGTCGACGTGCAGATCTCCCTCGATGGGGCGACCGCCGAGATCAACGACGCGGTCCGCGGCCCGGGCTCGTTCGCGATGGCCGAGCGCGCGCTGGAGAACCTCGCCGCCGCCGGCTTCAAGGACGCCAAGATCTCCGTCGTCGTCACCCGGCACAACGTCGGCCAACTCGACGACTTCGCCGCGCTGGCAAGCCGGTACGGCGCCACGCTGCGCATCACCCGGCTGCGTCCCTCCGGCCGCGGCGCCGACGTCTGGGACGACCTGCACCCCACTGCCGAACAGCAGGTGCAGCTCTACAACTGGCTCGTCGCCAAGGGTGAGCGGGTGCTCACCGGTGACTCGTTCTTCCACCTCTCGGGACTCGGCGAACCGGGTGCGCTGGCCGGGCTGAACCTGTGCGGCGCCGGCCGGGTGGTCTGCCTGATCGACCCGGTGGGCGACGTCTACGCCTGCCCGTTCGCCATCCACGACAAGTTCCTGGCCGGGAACATCCTGTCCGACACAGGTTTCCAGAACGTCTGGCAGAACTCCGAACTGTTCCGCGAGCTGCGCGAACCGCAGTCCGCGGGGGCGTGCAGCGGCTGCGACCACTACGACGCCTGCCGCGGCGGATGCATGGCCGCCAAGTTCTTCACCGGTCTGCCGCTCGACGGGCCCGATCCCGAATGCGTCCAGGGTTACGGCGCGCCGGCGCTCGAGGTCGACCGGGTCAAACCCAAGCCCAGCGGCGACCACTCCCGAGGGACCAAACTGACGGGCCCGATCCCGTTGAAACTGTTGACCAAGCCGCCCGCCCGGCTGTGTAACGAAAGCCCGGTGTAG
- the mftB gene encoding mycofactocin biosynthesis chaperone MftB (MftB, a small protein, is a peptide chaperone that assists the radical SAM enzyme MftC in performing two modifications to the C-terminal Val-Tyr dipeptide of the mycofactocin precursor peptide, MftA. MftB's role is analogous to the role of PqqD in the biosynthesis of PQQ, a cofactor that derives entirely from a Tyr and a Glu in the precursor PqqA.) — translation MSAPVAFDPDLRWRLHHQVAVRPEPFGALLYHFGTRKLSFLKNRTIVDVVNSLADHRDARSACRAAGIDDAQQAPYLHALGVLVQSKMLVCEETS, via the coding sequence GTGTCGGCGCCTGTTGCGTTCGACCCCGATCTGCGGTGGCGGCTGCACCACCAGGTGGCGGTGCGGCCCGAACCGTTCGGGGCGCTGCTGTACCACTTCGGGACCCGCAAGCTGTCGTTCCTGAAGAACCGCACGATCGTCGACGTGGTGAACTCTCTGGCTGATCACCGCGACGCCCGCTCCGCCTGCCGCGCAGCGGGTATCGACGATGCGCAACAGGCGCCGTACCTGCACGCGCTCGGCGTGCTCGTCCAATCCAAGATGCTCGTCTGCGAGGAGACCTCATGA
- the mftA gene encoding mycofactocin precursor MftA (Mycofactocin is a small molecule electron carrier derived from the final two amino acids, Val-Tyr, of MftA, the mycofactocin precursor. It plays a role in redox homeostasis and the metabolism of alcohols and aldehydes in Actinobacteria, including Mycobacterium tuberculosis.), which produces MEPNQHVEADTELVTETLVEEVSIDGMCGVY; this is translated from the coding sequence ATGGAGCCCAATCAGCACGTTGAAGCCGATACGGAACTGGTCACCGAGACGCTGGTCGAAGAGGTCTCGATCGACGGGATGTGCGGGGTCTACTGA
- the mftR gene encoding mycofactocin system transcriptional regulator (MftR, the mycofactocin system transcriptional regulator, is an uncharacterized TetR family DNA-binding transcription factor. Its role is inferred by context. It occurs as part of the biosynthesis locus for mycofactocin, a partially characterized electron carrier derived from the terminal Val-Tyr dipeptide of the precursor peptide MftA, through a radical SAM enzyme-mediated process.), which yields MRQDSAPRVGRRRSTTQDHITDVALDMFAARGFDEVSVDDVAAAAGIARRTLFRYYSSKSAIPWGDFDAHLEHMRHLFDDLDPTVPVDEALRAALLAFNHFDAAETARHRQRMRVILQTDALQAYSMTMYAGWRAVIAQFVADRIGVKAHDLVPQTVAWTMLGVALSAYEQWLADEAVSLAQALGDAFDTVRDGLRALH from the coding sequence ATGCGGCAGGATTCCGCGCCCCGGGTCGGCCGCCGTCGCTCCACCACCCAGGACCACATCACCGACGTCGCGCTCGACATGTTCGCCGCCCGCGGGTTCGACGAGGTCAGCGTCGACGACGTGGCCGCCGCCGCCGGCATCGCCCGGCGCACGCTGTTCCGCTACTACTCGTCCAAGAGCGCGATCCCGTGGGGCGACTTCGACGCGCACCTCGAGCACATGCGGCATCTGTTCGACGATCTCGACCCGACCGTTCCCGTCGACGAAGCGCTGCGGGCCGCGCTGCTCGCGTTCAACCACTTCGACGCCGCCGAGACCGCCAGGCACCGCCAGCGGATGCGCGTCATCCTGCAAACCGATGCGCTGCAGGCGTATTCGATGACCATGTACGCCGGCTGGCGGGCGGTTATCGCCCAGTTCGTCGCCGACCGCATCGGCGTCAAGGCCCACGATCTGGTGCCGCAGACGGTGGCGTGGACGATGCTCGGCGTCGCGCTGTCGGCCTACGAACAGTGGCTGGCCGACGAGGCGGTGTCGCTGGCGCAGGCGCTGGGCGACGCCTTCGACACCGTCCGCGACGGTCTGCGCGCCCTGCATTAG
- a CDS encoding RNA polymerase sigma factor, with translation MSGEPDGDDAPRTLLALYDDALPTVYGYFVRRCPDRGTAEDLTSETFLAAMDAARRGTSAPISVPWLIGVARHKLADHYRRRHDRHAVPVGEVPEPGEPVDGWDAELDRIVAESVLAKLAEQHRTVLALRYLDGCSVPECAELIGRTVHATEALLVRARRAFRSHYPEGGTP, from the coding sequence GTGAGCGGCGAACCAGACGGTGACGACGCTCCGCGGACCCTGCTGGCGCTCTACGACGATGCCCTGCCGACGGTGTACGGCTACTTCGTCAGACGCTGTCCGGACCGCGGAACCGCCGAGGACCTGACGTCGGAGACCTTCCTGGCGGCGATGGACGCCGCCCGGCGGGGCACCTCCGCGCCGATCAGCGTGCCGTGGCTGATCGGGGTGGCCCGGCACAAACTGGCCGACCACTACCGGCGCCGACACGACCGGCACGCGGTCCCGGTCGGCGAGGTGCCCGAACCCGGTGAGCCGGTCGACGGCTGGGACGCCGAACTGGACCGGATCGTCGCCGAGAGCGTGCTGGCGAAACTCGCCGAACAGCACCGGACGGTGCTCGCGCTGCGCTATCTCGACGGCTGTTCGGTCCCCGAATGCGCCGAGTTGATCGGCCGGACGGTGCACGCCACCGAGGCCCTGCTGGTGCGGGCCCGTCGCGCATTCCGCTCGCACTACCCGGAAGGAGGCACGCCGTGA
- a CDS encoding VOC family protein has product MNDNTDPLWVLHGDELPVQPDPAFAERLRRRLESALRLPNRTEGVEMSGTDTALAAVAPRPAALPYLAVGDARAAIGWYADAFGATLAGEPIVMDDGRIGHAELTVSGGVLYLADEFPEMGLKAPDAEHVSVSLMLQVSDTDAALRRAHEHGARVQREPYDAHGSRTATIIDPFGHRWMLSGPVPRAGALIEHGDVGYVSLWTRDTERAAAFYGHVLGWTYDPATRQVTNTDLPTGIFAGDGPATLFCCYAVDDLDAARQSIIAAGGTPGATTTHDFGTTLDATDPLGNPFAVFTPSRPTPRPALNGTGPRELSYITHEVTDSGRFREFYGRVLSWTFEPGRIEDGWAVNECRPMTGIGGGSDRSVTVPMWTVSDIDDAVRLVREAGGSVRQEPNRQPYGLMAECVDDQGARFYLGQF; this is encoded by the coding sequence GTGAACGACAACACCGACCCGCTGTGGGTCCTGCACGGTGACGAGCTTCCGGTCCAGCCCGACCCGGCGTTCGCGGAGCGGTTGCGCCGCCGGCTGGAGTCGGCGCTCAGATTGCCCAACCGAACCGAAGGAGTCGAGATGAGTGGCACCGATACCGCACTGGCCGCCGTGGCCCCGCGCCCCGCCGCGCTGCCGTACCTGGCGGTCGGCGACGCGCGCGCGGCCATCGGCTGGTACGCCGACGCGTTCGGCGCGACACTGGCCGGTGAGCCGATCGTGATGGACGACGGCCGCATCGGCCACGCCGAACTCACGGTATCCGGCGGCGTGCTCTACCTGGCCGACGAGTTCCCCGAGATGGGTTTGAAAGCACCTGACGCCGAACATGTCTCGGTGAGCCTGATGCTGCAGGTGAGCGACACCGACGCGGCGTTGCGGCGGGCCCACGAGCACGGCGCCCGCGTCCAGCGCGAACCCTACGACGCCCACGGCTCGCGCACCGCGACGATCATCGACCCGTTCGGACACCGCTGGATGCTGTCCGGGCCGGTCCCCCGTGCCGGGGCCCTGATTGAGCACGGCGACGTCGGTTACGTGTCGCTGTGGACCCGCGACACCGAGCGCGCCGCCGCGTTCTACGGCCACGTCCTGGGCTGGACCTACGATCCGGCCACCCGCCAGGTCACCAACACCGACCTGCCCACCGGCATCTTCGCCGGCGACGGACCCGCCACGTTGTTCTGCTGCTACGCCGTCGACGACCTCGACGCGGCACGGCAGTCGATCATCGCCGCCGGCGGAACCCCCGGCGCGACAACCACACACGACTTCGGGACGACCCTGGACGCCACCGATCCGCTGGGCAACCCGTTCGCGGTGTTCACACCGTCACGGCCGACGCCGCGGCCCGCGCTCAACGGCACCGGCCCCCGCGAGCTGTCCTACATCACCCACGAGGTCACCGACTCGGGTCGGTTCCGTGAGTTCTACGGCCGGGTGCTGTCCTGGACCTTCGAACCGGGCCGCATCGAGGACGGCTGGGCGGTCAACGAGTGCCGGCCGATGACCGGCATCGGCGGTGGCAGCGACCGGTCGGTGACGGTGCCGATGTGGACGGTCTCCGACATCGACGACGCGGTGCGCCTCGTCCGGGAGGCCGGTGGTTCGGTACGACAGGAACCGAACCGCCAGCCCTACGGCCTGATGGCCGAATGCGTCGACGACCAGGGCGCCCGCTTCTACCTCGGCCAGTTCTAG
- a CDS encoding NAD(P)/FAD-dependent oxidoreductase, protein MSTSGGIVIVGGGLAAARTAEQLRRSNYSGPVTIVSDEDHLPYDRPPLSKEVLRSETDDVTLKPAEFYQENDITVLLGAGAASVDTVGKKVTLTDGREIGYEELVIATGLVPKRIPSFPDLTGIHVLRNFDESLKLREEAGSARRAVVIGAGFIGCEVAASLRKLGVDVVLVEPQPAPLASVLGTQIGELVARLHRAEGVDVRCGVGVAEVKGQDVDGQEKVQSVVLSDGAEVEADLVVVGIGSRPSTDWLEDSGITLDNGVVCDAEGRSSAPHVWAIGDVASWLDTVGNQVRVEHWSNVADQARVLVPAMLGQDVPGVVSVPYFWSDQYDVKIQCLGEPEADDTVHIVEDDGRKFLAYYERDGVVAGVVGGGMPGKVMKTRNKIANGAPIADVLG, encoded by the coding sequence GTGAGCACTTCAGGTGGCATCGTCATCGTCGGCGGCGGTCTCGCAGCGGCCCGTACCGCCGAGCAACTGCGGCGTTCGAACTATTCCGGCCCGGTCACGATCGTCAGCGACGAGGACCATCTGCCGTACGACCGGCCGCCGCTGTCGAAGGAAGTGCTGCGCAGCGAGACCGACGACGTCACGCTCAAGCCTGCGGAGTTCTACCAGGAAAACGACATCACCGTGCTGCTCGGCGCCGGTGCGGCCAGCGTGGACACCGTCGGCAAGAAGGTCACGCTGACCGACGGGCGCGAGATCGGCTACGAGGAGCTGGTGATCGCCACGGGGCTGGTGCCCAAGCGCATTCCGTCGTTCCCCGACCTCACCGGCATCCACGTGCTGCGCAACTTCGACGAGAGCCTCAAGCTGCGTGAGGAGGCCGGCTCCGCGCGGCGCGCCGTGGTGATCGGCGCCGGCTTCATCGGCTGCGAGGTCGCCGCGAGCCTGCGCAAACTCGGCGTCGACGTGGTGCTGGTCGAACCGCAGCCCGCGCCGTTGGCGTCGGTGCTCGGCACGCAGATCGGCGAGCTGGTGGCCCGGCTGCACCGCGCCGAGGGCGTCGACGTGCGCTGCGGTGTCGGGGTGGCCGAGGTCAAGGGTCAGGACGTCGACGGACAAGAGAAAGTGCAGTCGGTCGTATTGAGCGACGGCGCCGAGGTCGAGGCCGACCTCGTCGTGGTCGGAATCGGCTCGCGCCCGTCCACCGACTGGCTCGAGGACAGCGGCATCACGCTCGACAACGGCGTGGTGTGCGACGCCGAGGGACGCTCGAGTGCACCGCACGTGTGGGCGATCGGCGACGTCGCCTCGTGGCTCGACACCGTCGGCAACCAAGTGCGCGTGGAACATTGGAGCAACGTCGCCGACCAGGCCCGGGTGCTGGTGCCCGCGATGCTCGGCCAGGACGTTCCGGGTGTGGTCTCGGTGCCGTACTTCTGGAGCGACCAGTACGACGTGAAAATCCAGTGCCTCGGCGAACCGGAGGCCGACGACACCGTGCACATCGTCGAGGACGACGGCCGCAAATTCCTGGCGTATTACGAGCGCGACGGTGTGGTGGCCGGCGTGGTCGGCGGCGGGATGCCCGGCAAGGTCATGAAGACCCGTAACAAGATCGCCAACGGCGCCCCGATCGCCGACGTGCTCGGCTAG
- a CDS encoding Lrp/AsnC family transcriptional regulator — translation MDRLDDTDERILAELNEHARATFAEIGQRVNLSAPAVKRRVDRMLDDGVIRGFTTVVDRNALGWNTEAYVLVFCHGTIAPERLRAAWVDIPEVVSAATVTGTADAVLHVLARDMRHLEEALERIRSSADIERSESIVVLSNLIERALP, via the coding sequence ATGGACCGGTTGGACGACACCGACGAGCGCATTCTCGCCGAACTCAACGAGCACGCCCGCGCCACGTTCGCCGAGATCGGTCAGCGGGTCAACCTGTCGGCGCCCGCGGTCAAGCGCCGGGTGGACCGCATGCTCGACGACGGGGTGATCCGCGGCTTCACCACCGTCGTGGACCGCAACGCGCTGGGCTGGAACACTGAGGCCTACGTCCTGGTGTTCTGCCACGGAACCATTGCGCCGGAACGGCTTCGGGCCGCCTGGGTGGACATCCCTGAGGTGGTCAGCGCGGCGACGGTCACCGGCACCGCCGACGCCGTCCTGCACGTGCTGGCCCGCGACATGCGGCACCTCGAGGAGGCGTTGGAACGCATCCGTTCCAGTGCCGACATCGAGCGCAGCGAGAGCATCGTGGTGCTGTCGAACCTCATCGAGCGCGCGCTGCCCTGA
- the ddaH gene encoding dimethylargininase has protein sequence MPLPVTRTPQIRHYVMTPPTFFAVEYAINPWMDPSTTVDTHRALDQWETLRRTYKELGHTVELVEPVAGLPDMVYAANGGVLVNGQAVVARFAFPQRTAEEDAYAEWMTRHGYDPVRTGYANEGQGDVLVAGPILLAGYGFRTDARAHREIGAAVGMPVVSLRLVDPRFYHLDTALTVLDDTTIAFYPPAFDPASVDCLRALFPDAIEVTAADAHVLGLNAVSDGRNVVLPTAAEGFAEQLRAAGFDPVGVDLSELLKGGGSVKCCTLEVHP, from the coding sequence ATGCCGCTACCGGTCACCCGCACGCCGCAGATCCGACACTACGTGATGACCCCGCCGACCTTCTTCGCCGTCGAGTACGCGATCAACCCCTGGATGGACCCCAGCACGACCGTCGACACCCACCGCGCCCTCGATCAGTGGGAGACCCTGCGCCGCACCTACAAGGAGCTCGGCCACACCGTCGAACTGGTCGAACCGGTCGCCGGGCTACCGGACATGGTCTACGCCGCCAACGGCGGGGTGCTGGTCAACGGACAGGCCGTGGTCGCCCGGTTCGCGTTTCCGCAGCGCACCGCCGAAGAAGACGCCTACGCCGAGTGGATGACCCGCCACGGGTACGACCCGGTGCGCACCGGGTATGCCAACGAAGGCCAGGGTGACGTCCTCGTGGCGGGCCCGATCCTGTTGGCCGGATACGGTTTTCGCACCGACGCGCGCGCACACCGGGAGATCGGGGCCGCGGTCGGCATGCCGGTGGTCAGCCTCCGGTTGGTCGACCCGCGCTTCTACCACCTCGACACCGCTCTCACCGTTCTCGACGACACCACTATCGCCTTCTACCCACCGGCCTTCGACCCCGCCTCGGTCGACTGCCTGCGCGCGTTGTTCCCCGACGCCATCGAGGTGACCGCCGCCGACGCCCACGTCCTGGGCCTCAACGCGGTCTCCGACGGTCGCAACGTCGTATTGCCCACCGCGGCAGAGGGTTTCGCCGAACAGCTGCGGGCGGCGGGTTTCGACCCCGTCGGCGTGGACCTGTCCGAGCTGCTCAAGGGCGGCGGCTCCGTCAAATGCTGCACGCTGGAGGTGCACCCGTGA